A DNA window from Vigna angularis cultivar LongXiaoDou No.4 chromosome 1, ASM1680809v1, whole genome shotgun sequence contains the following coding sequences:
- the LOC108323783 gene encoding cytochrome b561, DM13 and DOMON domain-containing protein At5g54830 yields MLRKSLFLFLFQLLLLLLFGYADPARNCTRDSPVVDSESIFEMVQHQVRGSLKIRDDCSFRVSQFDMLSGSDVHWWGAQGSGFDNLTKGFIVSEAGLSGTYKNTTFNVPLMSNVTWGMINVLAIWDRATASDFGHVVLRKEASAKPPPTLFDNCKVLSKKFRLRWSLNVSEDSLEIGLEAAIGITDFMAFGWADPSAKDSDLMIGGDVAVAGFKEDGLPFVDDFFITKYSECVRKGDGVVQGVCPDSAYEGPSGVGLANRSMLVYGHRKDGVSFVRYRWHLSKVDANYDRPVNHSANMKVIWALGPIKPPDSISPYYLPQNHGPDNYGHLVLNVSEHVNDCTGPLDAEDKEDQDIIIADANVPLVVTSAPAMHYPNPPNPDKVLYINKKEAPVLRVERGVPVKFSIQAGHDVALYITSDPLGGNATTRNLTETIYAGGPDAHGVQASPTELVWAPDRNTPDHIYYHSLYDQKMGWRVELVDGGLSDMYNNSVNLDDQQVTLFWTLSKDSISMAARGEKKSGYIAVGFGSGMVNNFVYVGWMDDTGIGHVNSYWIDGKDASSIHRTQENLTHVRCKTENGIITWEFTRPLDPSCKREKRIECKNIIDPTTPLKVVWAMGAKWSSDRLTDRNMHSSTSKRPIRVQLMRGSVEAEQDLLPVLAVHGFMMFVAWGILFPGGILAARYLKHLKGDGWFRIHVYLQYSGLIIVLLALLFAVAELRGFYVRSTHVKFGLATLFFACIQPVNAFLRPQKPANGEQAPSKRVIWEYFHAFVGRCAIVVGIAALFTGMKHLGDRYDVENVRGLNWAMAIWFLVGALIVIYLEYYERQRVKKQISTKSNWVFGNLEEDDSVDLLSSTRTTADKESLPSGRMEVQLEPLNR; encoded by the coding sequence ATGCTTCGCAAATCTCTCTTCCTATTCCTCTTTcagttgttattgttgttgttattcgGGTATGCGGATCCCGCTAGGAATTGCACTCGGGACAGTCCTGTTGTTGATTCGGAGTCTATATTCGAAATGGTCCAACATCAGGTCCGAGGATCTCTCAAAATCAGGGACGATTGCTCTTTTAGGGTTTCCCAATTTGACATGTTGTCTGGTTCCGACGTCCACTGGTGGGGTGCGCAGGGTTCTGGTTTCGATAATCTCACCAAAGGATTCATTGTATCCGAGGCCGGATTGAGCGGAACCTACAAGAACACGACTTTCAATGTGCCTTTGATGAGCAATGTTACGTGGGGCATGATCAATGTCCTCGCCATCTGGGATCGCGCCACTGCATCCGATTTCGGCCACGTCGTGCTTCGCAAGGAGGCCTCGGCGAAGCCACCTCCGACGTTGTTCGACAATTGCAAGGTTTTGTCAAAGAAGTTCAGGTTGAGGTGGAGTTTGAATGTGTCTGAGGATTCCCTTGAAATTGGATTGGAGGCTGCGATTGGGATCACCGATTTCATGGCTTTTGGGTGGGCCGACCCCAGCGCAAAAGATTCTGATCTCATGATTGGTGGTGATGTTGCTGTTGCAGGGTTTAAGGAAGATGGTTTACCCTTTGTGGATGATTTTTTCATTACGAAGTATAGTGAGTGTGTGAGAAAAGGTGATGGAGTTGTTCAAGGGGTTTGTCCTGATTCAGCTTACGAAGGGCCTAGTGGGGTGGGTTTAGCAAACCGTTCAATGTTGGTTTATGGGCATAGGAAGGATGGGGTGTCTTTTGTTAGATACAGATGGCATTTGTCTAAGGTTGATGCAAATTATGATCGCCCTGTGAATCATTCTGCAAATATGAAGGTTATTTGGGCATTGGGGCCTATCAAGCCTCCTGATTCTATTAGTCCTTACTATCTTCCTCAGAATCACGGACCTGATAATTATGGTCATTTGGTTTTGAATGTCTCCGAGCATGTGAATGACTGTACGGGTCCCTTGGATGCTGAAGACAAAGAAGATCAAGATATCATCATTGCAGATGCAAATGTTCCACTGGTGGTGACTTCTGCTCCAGCAATGCATTACCCCAACCCTCCAAATCCTGACAAGGTTCTTTACATTAACAAAAAGGAAGCTCCTGTCTTGAGAGTGGAAAGAGGTGTGCCAGTCAAGTTTTCCATCCAAGCTGGGCATGATGTTGCACTTTATATTACTTCGGATCCGCTTGGTGGAAATGCCACGACTAGGAATCTGACTGAAACTATTTATGCTGGTGGTCCAGATGCCCATGGAGTTCAAGCCAGTCCTACAGAATTAGTCTGGGCTCCTGACAGGAACACTCCTGATCACATTTACTATCATTCGTTGTACGACCAGAAAATGGGTTGGAGGGTTGAGTTGGTTGATGGCGGTCTATCTGACATGTACAATAACAGTGTCAATTTGGATGATCAACAGGTTACCCTCTTTTGGACACTGTCAAAAGATTCCATATCTATGGCTGCaaggggagagaaaaagagtGGTTACATTGCTGTAGGATTTGGAAGTGGAATGGTGAACAACTTTGTGTATGTGGGTTGGATGGATGATACTGGTATTGGACATGTAAACAGTTATTGGATTGATGGAAAGGATGCTTCAAGCATACATCGAACACAGGAGAATTTGACGCACGTGAGGTGTAAAACAGAAAATGGAATCATTACTTGGGAGTTTACACGTCCCTTGGACCCATCTTGTAAGCGGGAAAAGAGGATagaatgtaaaaatattattgatccCACAACTCCACTTAAAGTTGTTTGGGCAATGGGTGCTAAATGGTCCAGTGACCGTCTTACTGATAGGAATATGCATTCTAGTACAAGTAAAAGGCCTATCCGTGTACAACTGATGCGGGGGTCAGTTGAAGCGGAACAGGATTTGCTTCCTGTTTTGGCTGTGCATGGATTTATGATGTTTGTTGCATGGGGTATCCTGTTTCCCGGAGGGATATTGGCCGCCAGATACTTAAAACATCTTAAGGGTGATGGATGGTTCCGGATTCATGTTTACTTGCAATACTCAGGGCTAATAATTGTTTTACTTGCCCTTCTTTTTGCCGTTGCTGAGCTTAGGGGGTTTTATGTCCGCTCAACACATGTTAAATTTGGATTAGCTACTTTATTTTTTGCTTGTATACAGCCGGTAAATGCTTTCTTAAGGCCTCAAAAGCCAGCAAATGGGGAACAAGCACCCTCCAAGAGGGTTATTTGGGAATATTTCCACGCATTTGTTGGTAGATGTGCCATTGTCGTTGGCATCGCGGCACTTTTTACTGGGATGAAGCATCTGGGAGACAGATATGATGTGGAAAATGTCCGAGGACTCAATTGGGCTATGGCAATTTGGTTCTTAGTGGGTGCTTTGattgttatttatttagaaTACTACGAAAGGCAGCGAGTAAAGAAGCAGATATCTACCAAAAGCAATTGGGTGTTTGGTAATCTTGAGGAAGATGATTCAGTTGATCTCTTGAGCTCAACCAGAACAACTGCAGATAAAGAGTCACTACCTTCTGGGAGAATGGAAGTTCAGTTAGAACCTTTGAACAGATAA
- the LOC108322026 gene encoding cytochrome b561, DM13 and DOMON domain-containing protein At5g54830, translated as MLRRSLFLPFIFHLLLLFRYADPAPNCTRDSSLVDSESQFEMVQHQLRGSLKITNDCSFRVSQFDLLPGSDVHWWGAQGTGFDNLTKGFIVSNDGLNGTYKNSTLDVHLLSNVTWSMIDVLTVWDRTAASDFGHVVLSKDAPAKPPPTVFDNCKVLSKNFRLRWSLNVSEDSLEIGLEAAIGITDYMAFGWANPRADDSDLMIGGDVAVAGFKEDGAPFVDDFFITKYSECVKNDDEVAHGVCPDSVYEGHEGVGLVNSSMLVYGHRSDGVSFVRYRWHLTKNHGAVNYGHLVLNVSEHVNDCIGPLDAEDKEDQGVIIADGNNPLVVSSAPAMHYPNPPNPAKVLYINKKEAPVLRVERGVPVKFSIQAGHDVALYITSDPLGGNATMRNQTETIYAGGPEAHGVQASPTELVWAPDRNTPDNIYYHSLYDQKMGWRVEVVDGGLSDMYNNSVILDDQQVTFFWSLSKDSISIAARGEKKSGYLAIGFGSGMVNSYVYVGWVDDTGIGQVNTYWIDGKDALSLHLTRENLTHVRCKTENGIITLEFTRPLDPSCRWEKRVECKNIIDPTSPLKVVWAMGAKWTNAHLTNRNMHSSTSNRPILVHLLRGSAEAEQDLLPVLAVHGFMMFVAWGILFPGGILAARYLKHLKGDGWYRIHVYLQYSGLIIVLLALLFAVAELRGFYVSSTHVKFGFTTILLACIQPVNAFLRPQKPANGEQAPFKRVIWEYFHAIVGRCAIVVGIAALFTGLKHLGDRYDVENVHGLSWALAIWFSIVALIVFYLEYHERQRIRRQILERSNWVLGNVEDDDSLDLLSPTRTTANKELLPSSRMEVQLEPLNR; from the exons ATGCTTCGCAGATCCCTCTTTCTTCCCTTCATCTTCCACTTGTTGTTATTGTTCCGGTATGCGGATCCTGCTCCGAATTGCACTCGGGATAGCTCCCTCGTCGATTCGGAGTCCCAGTTCGAAATGGTTCAGCACCAGCTTCGAGGATCTCTCAAAATCACCAACGATTGCTCCTTTAGGGTTTCTCAATTTGACTTGCTTCCCGGTTCCGACGTCCACTGGTGGGGTGCGCAGGGTACTGGTTTCGATAATCTCACCAAAGGATTTATTGTTTCCAACGACGGATTGAACGGAACCTATAAGAACTCCACCTTAGATGTGCATTTGCTGAGTAATGTTACGTGGAGCATGATCGACGTCCTCACCGTCTGGGATCGCACCGCCGCTTCTGATTTCGGGCACGTCGTGCTTAGCAAGGACGCTCCGGCGAAGCCACCTCCGACGGTGTTCGACAATTGTAAGGTTTTGTCGAAGAATTTCAGGTTGAGGTGGAGTTTGAATGTGTCTGAGGATTCTCTTGAAATTGGGTTGGAGGCTGCGATTGGTATCACCGATTACATGGCTTTTGGTTGGGCTAACCCCCGTGCTGATGACTCTGATCTCATGATTGGTGGCGATGTTGCCGTCGCAGGGTTTAAGGAAGATGGTGCACCCTTTGTGGATGATTTTTTCATTACGAAGTATAGTGAATGTGTGAAAAATGATGATGAAGTTGCTCATGGGGTTTGTCCTGATTCAGTTTATGAAGGGCATGAAGGGGTGGGTTTAGTAAACAGTTCAATGTTGGTTTATGGGCATAGGAGCGATGGGGTGTCCTTTGTTAGATACAGATGGCATTTGACTAAG AATCACGGGGCTGTAAATTATGGTCATTTGGTTTTGAATGTCTCGGAGCATGTGAATGACTGTATTGGACCCTTGGATGCTGAAGATAAAGAAGATCAAGGCGTCATCATTGCAGATGGCAATAATCCGCTGGTGGTATCTTCGGCTCCGGCAATGCATTACCCCAACCCTCCAAATCCCGCAAAGGTTCTTTACATCAACAAAAAGGAAGCTCCTGTTTTGAGAGTGGAAAGAGGGGTGCCAGTCAAGTTTTCCATCCAAGCTGGGCATGATGTTGCACTTTATATTACTTCAGATCCGCTTGGTGGAAATGCAACGATGAGGAATCAGACTGAGACTATTTATGCTGGAGGTCCAGAGGCCCATGGAGTTCAAGCCAGTCCTACAGAATTAGTTTGGGCTCCTGACAGGAACACTCCTGATAACATCTACTACCATTCATTGTATGACCAGAAAATGGGTTGGAGGGTTGAGGTCGTTGATGGGGGTTTATCAGATATGTATAATAACAGTGTGATTTTGGATGATCAACAGGTTACCTTCTTTTGGTCGTTGTCAAAGGATTCCATATCTATTGCAGCTCGTGGCGAGAAAAAAAGTGGTTATCTTGCCATAGGATTTGGAAGTGGAATGGTGAACAGCTATGTGTATGTGGGTTGGGTGGATGATACTGGTATTGGACAGGTAAACACTTACTGGATTGATGGAAAAGACGCTTTAAGTCTGCATCTTACGCGGGAGAATTTGACACATGTGAGGTGTAAAACAGAAAATGGCATCATTACTTTGGAGTTTACGCGTCCCTTGGACCCATCTTGTAGGTGGGAAAAGAGGGTagaatgtaaaaatattattgatccCACATCTCCACTCAAAGTTGTTTGGGCAATGGGTGCTAAATGGACTAATGCTCATCTTACTAACAGGAATATGCATTCTAGTACGAGTAATAGGCCCATCCTTGTTCACCTGCTGCGTGGATCAGCTGAGGCGGAGCAGGACTTGCTTCCGGTTTTAGCTGTGCATGGATTTATGATGTTTGTTGCTTGGGGTATCCTGTTTCCTGGAGGAATATTGGCAGCCAGATACTTAAAGCATCTTAAGGGTGATGGATGGTACCGGATTCATGTTTATTTGCAATACTCGGGGTTAATAATTGTTCTACTTGCCCTTCTTTTTGCTGTGGCTGAGCTTAGGGGTTTTTATGTCAGCTCGACACATGTTAAATTTGGATTTACTACTATATTGTTGGCCTGTATACAGCCAGTCAATGCATTCCTAAGGCCTCAAAAACCAGCAAATGGGGAGCAGGCACCCTTCAAGAGGGTTATTTGGGAATATTTTCACGCAATTGTTGGTAGATGTGCCATTGTTGTTGGCATTGCTGCACTTTTTACTGGTTTGAAGCATCTAGGAGACAGATACGATGTGGAAAATGTCCATGGACTCAGTTGGGCTTTGGCAATTTGGTTCTCAATTGTTGCAttgattgttttttatttggaaTACCATGAAAGGCAGCGAATAAGGCGGCAGATACTTGAAAGAAGCAATTGGGTGCTTGGTAACGTTGAGGACGATGATTCACTTGATCTCTTGAGTCCAACAAGAACAACCGCAAATAAAGAGTTACTACCTTCTTCTAGAATGGAAGTTCAGTTAGAACCTTTGAACAGATAA